The Primulina eburnea isolate SZY01 unplaced genomic scaffold, ASM2296580v1 ctg884_ERROPOS889272+, whole genome shotgun sequence genome includes the window CTtttttctgtaaggcttcttatcgtccttagatctcctcttatactcatacattttcttctttctttcagttgaaacttgactatcctttttaggcatgggacagtcagcaataaaatgaccaggtttgccacagttgtagcatgcattggactcttctctgggattgtttctttggtactgcttctgaaaattcccttgattcttcctcatgaatctttcgaattttctgatgaacaatgacatggcgtcattgcttaattgatctgcagctttctcaactgaaccagttggttctgatcttacagcagctaaggcagtagttgctgctggggtagatggttctccttctcgagtttgcagttcaaactcatatgcttttaagtcagcgaacagatcatggagttcaactttgttcagatctttagactccctcGTAGTcatggttttcacatcccattctttgggaagacctctgataaccttcaatgctacttctttattggtatacacttttccaagtgcattcagttcgttgatgatgcagctggttctttcatcatattcatgcattgtttctccaattttcattctgatgttatcgaacttttgtacagcaacagatagcttgttttctttggtttgttcattgccttcgtaaagctggattaatttctcccaaatctctttggctgttttgcacatcttgattttactgaacgtcactttgtccaatgttttgtacaatatgtcttttgctacaTTATCCAAATTAGCTTTTCTCTCGTCTTCAgcagtccattcatctctgggcttttcaatacggtgaggtgccccatctgtgattgcaactgctgtgtttgctttcaaaatcttcatgggtccgtcagttataacgtaccacatgtcatcatcttgtgcagctagatgagcctgcatcctgattttccaatcgtcgaagtcttctctggagaacataggaatcttgttgaatgaagacatagtgagcgatttgagtatagatattctttgaaaggatatgacttgctctgataccacttgaaaggatcaatgaaacgggtgaagagtgtttagaaggggggattgaataaacactgctcgattaaaattattattcgacaaactgatttcagttgtattacaaactgaatctaaaatatcctttcggtcaacaacaatcagttaaactaaataaacagttgcggaaaactaactgactgaaagatagagtatctaactgtaaaagataactgaaagtaataacaccacaatttgtttctggatgttcggagacttgaataactcctacgtcaccccttctatcacgcagataggatattcactaaaagactttgatcaaatacaaaaaggtgtactgacccacttcagtttggacttatcactttgtcaatactgaaactcttagtatacaacgcttttacagatcgtaactgatcttagcactacttggaaaatctatcaatcgattacaaagtgctatataagctcaagagcgtagtctagaatactactgatataactgataagcgtgagcttgatttctgaatgtgaatggatatttttgcagcgtaacaacaAGTGAGATAAAATAACTGAGAGTCGGATTATTCTTCAGTTGttgtcttcgactatttataggcttccctttcaacggtagcattaaagatatttgaatattctaaccgttgattgccacgtcgatatattctgacaatcgtacactgttcattctgaaatgcggcgagccattaccagttgcagatagctgtactatttgtcggttgtcgctttcaactgatgacgtgtacagctgagaaaTCAGCTGGTAAAAATCAGTTGACGATGGAATAGACTTCAGTTGtagcgatcagttgactgatgacgtgttcagttacgtcgatcagttagtcaaattcagttgctggattcagttggtaaatcttttgtcaaacgccggaatttcgtttccaacagTAACGATTAGATTTTCCCTTCAAATAAGTAATGTCTGGTCAGACTTGGTTTTCTACAAAACCATTTCGAGCCTTTGTAAACGACTTGATTTTTTCTGCTTTTTAGCCATGTTCGCTTAAAACTCTCTGGTTCAATATAATCTAAACCACAGTGCTTTATCCTGTTATCAGAATTTACATTCTAGCTTGATTGAACTTCGGGCTGATTATGGTCATATATCGTACTAAACTGGACAAAATTTACCATTTTAGACTTGTTTTTTTCTAGACACGATTGAGTGCCCACCTTAGAAGTACTGCACTCATTATTGCCAAACCTTAGCCCAATTCTATCATCGGCTGGTTTTTGAAACTTGTTCATCTTCTCAATGTAGGAAGTAGACTTGTTCCAAGAGTTGACTAGAAGTTTCAATAGTTTATTCTCGTTGATAGTTtcttggaacacttttgcatatCATTATTTTCAGCTGCTAGCAGATTGATTTTTACTTTCAGACTGTCAACTTCCTTTCGCTGCAAACAGTTAGAGTTGTTTGATTTAACTGTTAGTTTTTAGCTTTCTACCTTAGCTTTATAAAATAATTGCGATAGTTTTTTAAATTCATATACCATATCATGCAGTTATGTGACAAGATTTTTGTGTGAATTCAAAtgaatcaaaattaaataatatgtcATTAACAATTTCCAGCTCAATGTCTCGAGTCTCTAGCTCAACATCTGTTTAACCTTCTCATAATCACTTTCACTTGAGAAGGTCTCTGAACTGAATTGATCTGAGTATGAGACTGAGCCAACCCATTTGTTCTTTGACTTTTTTAGCAATAAGTACTCTTTGATCTCTCTTTTTCTTGGAATATATTTTATCTTTGGACCATATCTTTTCGAATGGCTTCTTATTGTCTTTTTTCGGCTTGTTGCAATCTGCAATAAAATGACCTCAttttccacagttaaaacaaGTTTTGATTTTTATTAACTTAGTATTTTTTACGATAAGAATTGTATTTAGACTGATTCTTTTTATAAATTTGcaaaattttaacatataaagaCATAGCCTTGTTGCTTATCTAGATTTTTGCTTGGAAGCTTTTTGTTGGCTGTTGGAATTGAGGCTGTGGCTGCTAGAGAGTATCGATTTGACCCCATAAGCGGTACCAAGCATGTTGCCACCAGAAGGCTGTTAGAGCTTTAGATGGTTGTGAAGTGGATGACTCTACTTCTATTTGGATTCCTAGTTCAAACTCATAGCCTTTAAAATCACAAAACAAGTCACGCAACTCGAGTTTGTTGAGGTCCTTGGACTTCTTTATAGGTACCGTCTTTACATTTCATTCTTTGGGTATGCTCGAACAAATAGTTTTTCTGGACCATCGAAAAGTGAATAATGCGGAAACGGTCCGACTTGACCAATGATGCACTGTATAATGAAATCGATAGTAAACAAGTAACAACTTGAAAATAATATGAAAGAATGTGAAGTGCAGTGAAAtgagatatatatttttatagatGTTTGAAAATAACACTCCAAAATGACCATTTCTTTCACGTAGGAAGGTTGCCACTAAAAAAATTTTGGTTTTACAATGTCTTGTAACAACCCacttcagctaggacttatcaTTGTCTGTGCTGAAACTCTTGGTGATCACTTTACAAAGTCTAGATGCTTAATAACCCTCATTTCACcataaaatgacaaaaaatAACCCAACGGTCAGCTTGAAAGCTTGACTTGGTATTGGAGATCTGATATATTCTGATAGATATGTGTGAGCAGCTTTAAATTATGTTTGTTTAAGTGTGCTCATAAATGTTTTGAGAAGCAGATAGGCAGATGCGCAAGAGTTTTTCAGAGAgttatttgaagtttttgagtcATCATATTTATAATTGAAGAGCTCCAACAGTTGGATTTTCTTTTCAACGCTAATTTGTACTGTTACCCTTGTACTTTTGCGATTTTAGGCTATTTGCCTTTCAAAAAGCTGACGGACCATGGATGAAATATGCAGATTTCTATCATTTAGGAGTTGGTAGGATATTATGTAATCATTCTAAATATTGCTGCTGTTGAACGACTTGTCACACAATATCCTTTTGGAAATTACTCAAGTTTGACCTGGTTGCAGTGCAGTTGGATTTTCAACGATTTGAACACATGTATTGCAAACAAGACTTTGAGCTGGTCAGTTTTACAGATTATATTTTGCAGCTAGAGTTCATATAATATTCGACTTGACTTTATTGCTGAAAATGGCTTAAACTTTTGATGTTTATCCGAATGGATTGAAATGATTCAGCGGTCTGAAAatctaaaattataattaaagaGAGGTTGGATATGAAACAACTCAATGTTGTTATTTGTCATTACCAAAATTTAATGTAATAGAAATATTCTAAAAATATTATAGGCAAATGTATGAAGGGTAGATTtggttaaagatatttttttgcCAAAAGTTAGTTATGTATAGCGGTTTCTACCTTAATGAATAGTATAGATAGATTAAATAATACTCTATTTATCCCAAATATACATGTTATAATTTCATTTTTAGTTGTCCAGTTTCAACATTTAGTAACttattcttattattttttttactaatatatgcatttttcaaaaaaaccaACCAATAAAAAATGACGGATAGTTTCttaagtttttaaaaaatagtgggtctcatgtgagaccgtctcacgaatcttaatctgtgagacggatcaagcCTACCCAtatccacaataaaaataatactcttaacataaaaagtaatactttttcatggatgacccaaataagagatccgtctcacaaatacgacccgtgagaccgtctcatacaagtttttaccttttaaaaataaacataagaATCACCTTGTTAGTTTGATAAAAGATTtgtaaaaatacaataaaatgatttttaaaaaaccaTTATCCCaggatatattatataaaacttTTCATATTTATCTCAAAATAAGCATTCAAGTTTTCTCCATGATGGTATCTCTATTGGCTGCACCAATAGTGGCAGCCAGCCAAGATGGGTGGCACTGTAGTTTTAAAATctcatataatttatataatgTTTCCGGTCCACGGAAAAGATATCTTCAGTTTTTAATTTTGCACTCCAGTTTTGGCTCTGGCATGAAACCAAGAATTTGAGAGAGTAAGATGAGAGGAAGAGTATGAGGTAATAGAATTCAAGGGGTCATGAAACCTAATTACCCTACAAAATCTCCGTTAAGTTTCATCTTTTTTTGGGTCAAGCCTATGAGAAGATTCTCGAGATGCCCACCATTATTTTTTCATTAACAAAAGCTGGACATGACACCCCATCGCAGGATTTCTATAAACTGAAAATGACACAAATAACTACAGCAAGCACAATAGTTAAGCAGATTCGGAATCATACAAGTTAAAAATGtatgattcatctttcaataACGTTGTACTTTCGCCTCTTGGGGAGGAAAAACTGCTCTGATACAATTCTTTTCTGATGGTATACCAAAGTCATAGACAAAAGAGAACCCAGACATACAGATGGTGGGTGCCTATCGTCATCCTATATAATGGCATAGTGAACTACGTTGGTCATCTATCTGTAGCTCTCACTTACATGCTAAAACCTCTATCGGCAGCATAATCTACAAAACTGTATAATGGCATAACTCTCTCACCATATTTTTCGAATCCCTCCAATGCCCTTTTAGCCTGAGACTTCAGATCCTCGGCCACTTCTATCGCCTTCTCAACACCGTATGCAGATACATAACTTTTATCTTTCCTTTTATTCTTGCTACTCTTAATCTCCATCCCTGATTTTGTTTCCAGAATATCATCAACCACCTGATACAAAATACCTACAGCCTGGCCATATTGTCTCAGATGCTGAATCTCATCATCCGATGCACCAGCTAAAAGGCCTCCACACACTGCTGAGCACTGACCCATCTCACCAAACTTCTTTTCTTGGACAAAGTCAACTGCATTTGGTCCACCCTCGAGGTCTACAAACTGACCAGCAGCCATGCCAGTGGACCCAACCGCTCTTGCAATCTCGGCAATTACCCGAATGAGGCGAGCCTCAGGGATGAGATCAGTTGGGGTGTGTGAAACAATGTGGCGGAAACCAAGAGGGAACAATGCATCCCCAGCTAGTATTGCCATGTCAACTCCAAATTTCGTATGACTAGAGGGTTGGCCTCTTCGAGATGGGTCATCATCCATACATGGCAAATCATCGTGGATAAGCGAAGCAGCATGAACCTAATTTATAAAGGCAGGCAAACAATAATGCACAAGAGATACAAGAACAATCAACTAAGTTGATTGATGAATTGAACAATTTGAGACCTCAAAGGAAACGTATTCATGCCCGATCACATCTACCTGATGCAACGAGACCATTTCTTTCGCTACGCGCAATACAACAGCTGAATAACAAAAACTGAACGCCTAAATAAATAGTTTCAACTATCTACGAAACATTTCCCTATCTATAATCAACTCCAATTCATTCGTTGCATGACGGTGAAAATTATACGAAAAGTTTTTGTAATACAGATGGTAAAAAATGGAATTGACATGAACACAGTCCACAAAGAACTAATGCTAACTCCTAATTCTGA containing:
- the LOC140822532 gene encoding heterodimeric geranylgeranyl pyrophosphate synthase small subunit, chloroplastic-like, with translation MVFPTVITPSPQVSFPKTASPIIRRAIRCGSSSVSAQFDLKTYWTSLIKEIDQKLDEAIPVQYPQQIYEAMRYSVLARGAKRAPPVMCVAACEIFGGNRQAAFPTACALEMVHAASLIHDDLPCMDDDPSRRGQPSSHTKFGVDMAILAGDALFPLGFRHIVSHTPTDLIPEARLIRVIAEIARAVGSTGMAAGQFVDLEGGPNAVDFVQEKKFGEMGQCSAVCGGLLAGASDDEIQHLRQYGQAVGILYQVVDDILETKSGMEIKSSKNKRKDKSYVSAYGVEKAIEVAEDLKSQAKRALEGFEKYGERVMPLYSFVDYAADRGFSM